From Cotesia glomerata isolate CgM1 linkage group LG2, MPM_Cglom_v2.3, whole genome shotgun sequence, a single genomic window includes:
- the LOC123260008 gene encoding epoxide hydrolase 4-like isoform X1 encodes MNVNNIVQVSLWQQTKLHILCFVYGFYLILKCLVKWTWHRKNLFRLHQRDKPPPCLVDNNLGEHSYVKLKGIKLHYVETGEKFQPLLLLLHGFPDCWLSWREQLPILSEHYRVVALDLKGFGDSDKPTRRRSYRIEVLINELSQFISTLGVDKCSIIGHDLGGLLGWFMTILHSDIIDKFVAISSPHPNLYWDELCKNNSFYRWMHFSRLPFLPEIDALKEDLSIINDTYKHLQINKKNEKNYVEAYKYAFSRREDWTGPINYYRNLPFIRVKSTEPLVNQTLLIVGNSDPFFSLESIVHSSEYTSKSNIKVIKGAQHFPHQEKPDMVNQVILNFLIGPPVPSEKTNGKSIVSTWLGSLSSTVKYGNQMIDAVHKKTNDVVSHLPHKVPYLGHTTT; translated from the exons atGAATGTGAATAATATAGTCCAAGTGTCGTTGTGGCAACAAACAAAACTTCACATTCTTTGTTTTGTATACGGattttacttaatattaaagtGTTTGGTAAAATGGACATGGCATCGTAAAAACTTATTTCGTTTGCATCAGCGCGATAAACCGCCGCCTTGTCTTGTCGACAATAATCTCGGTGAACATTCTtacgtcaaattaaag gGTATAAAACTCCATTATGTAGAAACAGGAGAAAAGTTTcaaccattattattattactgcaCGGTTTTCCCGATTGCTGGCTGTCTTGGCGAGAGCAATTGCCAATTTTATCAGAGCACTACAG AGTGGTCGCTTTGGACTTGAAAGGGTTTGGTGACAGCGACAAACCGACCAGAAGGCGATCATACAGAATAGAAGTTTTAATTAACGAATTAAGTCAATTCATCTCGACACTGGGAGTCGATAAATGCAGCATAATTGGGCACGATCTTGGCGGTCTGCTCGGCTGGTTTATGACGATACTTCATAGCGacataattgataaatttgtcGCTATATCTAGTCCACATCCGAATCTTTATTGGGATGAACTATGCAAGAATAATTCTTTTTACAG ATGGATGCACTTTAGTAGACTTCCTTTCCTACCAGAAATAGATGCTTTGAAGGAAGacttgtcaataattaatgacACTTATAAACatctacaaataaataaaaaaaatgaaaaaaattatgttgaaGCTTACAAATATGCTTTTAGTAGAAGAG agGACTGGACCGGGCCGATAAATTACTACAGGAACCTACCATTCATTCGTGTAAAATCGACAGAACCGCTTGTCAACCAAACTTTGTTGATAGTAGGCAACTCAGACCCCTTCTTTTCTCTAGAGAGCATCGTTCATAGCTCAGAATACACTTCAAAGTCCAACATCAAAGTTATCAAAGGCGCGCAACATTTTCCACATCAGGAAAAACCCGACATGGTCAATCAAGTAATCCTGAACTTTCTGatag GACCTCCGGTACCAAGTGAGAAGACTAACGGCAAAAGCATCGTTTCAACGTGGCTTGGTTCTTTGAGCAGCACTGTAAAGTATGGAAACCAAATGATTGATGCTGTTCACAAAAAAACTAATGATGTTGTTAGTCATCTACCGCATAAAGTACCCTATCTTGGTCATACAACTACCTAG
- the LOC123260008 gene encoding epoxide hydrolase 3-like isoform X2 — protein sequence MCFKLNVVGTVQDNSAIRNASLIFTALKQGIKLHYVETGEKFQPLLLLLHGFPDCWLSWREQLPILSEHYRVVALDLKGFGDSDKPTRRRSYRIEVLINELSQFISTLGVDKCSIIGHDLGGLLGWFMTILHSDIIDKFVAISSPHPNLYWDELCKNNSFYRWMHFSRLPFLPEIDALKEDLSIINDTYKHLQINKKNEKNYVEAYKYAFSRREDWTGPINYYRNLPFIRVKSTEPLVNQTLLIVGNSDPFFSLESIVHSSEYTSKSNIKVIKGAQHFPHQEKPDMVNQVILNFLIGPPVPSEKTNGKSIVSTWLGSLSSTVKYGNQMIDAVHKKTNDVVSHLPHKVPYLGHTTT from the exons ATGTGCTTCAAGCTAAATGTTGTGGGCACAGTCCAAGATAATTCGGCGATCAGAAACGCGAGTTTAATTTTCACTGCACTAAaacaa gGTATAAAACTCCATTATGTAGAAACAGGAGAAAAGTTTcaaccattattattattactgcaCGGTTTTCCCGATTGCTGGCTGTCTTGGCGAGAGCAATTGCCAATTTTATCAGAGCACTACAG AGTGGTCGCTTTGGACTTGAAAGGGTTTGGTGACAGCGACAAACCGACCAGAAGGCGATCATACAGAATAGAAGTTTTAATTAACGAATTAAGTCAATTCATCTCGACACTGGGAGTCGATAAATGCAGCATAATTGGGCACGATCTTGGCGGTCTGCTCGGCTGGTTTATGACGATACTTCATAGCGacataattgataaatttgtcGCTATATCTAGTCCACATCCGAATCTTTATTGGGATGAACTATGCAAGAATAATTCTTTTTACAG ATGGATGCACTTTAGTAGACTTCCTTTCCTACCAGAAATAGATGCTTTGAAGGAAGacttgtcaataattaatgacACTTATAAACatctacaaataaataaaaaaaatgaaaaaaattatgttgaaGCTTACAAATATGCTTTTAGTAGAAGAG agGACTGGACCGGGCCGATAAATTACTACAGGAACCTACCATTCATTCGTGTAAAATCGACAGAACCGCTTGTCAACCAAACTTTGTTGATAGTAGGCAACTCAGACCCCTTCTTTTCTCTAGAGAGCATCGTTCATAGCTCAGAATACACTTCAAAGTCCAACATCAAAGTTATCAAAGGCGCGCAACATTTTCCACATCAGGAAAAACCCGACATGGTCAATCAAGTAATCCTGAACTTTCTGatag GACCTCCGGTACCAAGTGAGAAGACTAACGGCAAAAGCATCGTTTCAACGTGGCTTGGTTCTTTGAGCAGCACTGTAAAGTATGGAAACCAAATGATTGATGCTGTTCACAAAAAAACTAATGATGTTGTTAGTCATCTACCGCATAAAGTACCCTATCTTGGTCATACAACTACCTAG